A single Perca flavescens isolate YP-PL-M2 chromosome 2, PFLA_1.0, whole genome shotgun sequence DNA region contains:
- the LOC114572250 gene encoding tripartite motif-containing protein 34-like: MWYLVCLVSYCETHLEPHLTASRLKRHQLIVPVENLEGRMCTKHNKPLELFCKTDQTCVCMLCTVLDHKMHDVVLLKEGYEGKKAELGKTEAEIQQMIQKRQLKIQEVKHSVDLSEEDADREIAEGDQVFTSLKESVERGLNELINTIKEKQKTTEKQAEAFIKELEQEISELMKRSTEVEQLSRSEDHLHLLQSVQSLNIQQPPPTKDWTEVSIRPSSYEGTVVKAVVQLEETLSKEMKKLLEAELKSIQQYAVDVTLDPDTAHPNLILSTSPLQKVGVFVDYEEGLVSFYDVDVAALIYSFTGCSFTEKLFPFFSPCMNVGGKNSAPLIISPVRVN, encoded by the exons ATGTGGTACCTGGTGTGTCTGGTCTCGTACTGTGAGACTCACCTGGAGCCTCATCTGACAGCTTCACGTCTGAAAAGACATCAGCTGATCGTCCCTGTGGAGAACCTGGAAGGCAGGATGTGTACGAAGCACAATAAACCTCTGGAGCTGTTCTGTAAGACCGACCAGACATGTGTCTGCATGCTCTGCACTGTTTTAGACCACAAGATGCATGATGTTGTTCTTCTGAAAGAAGGATATGAAGGAAAGAAGGCAGAGCTGGGGAAGACAGAGGCTGAAATTCAgcagatgatccagaagagaCAACTGAAGATTCAGGAGGTCAAACACTCAGTCGACCTCAGTGAggaagatgcagacagagagatagcagaAGGTGATCAGGTCTTCACTTCTCTGAAGGAGTCTGTTGAGAGAGGCCTGAATGAGCTCATCAACACgatcaaagagaagcagaaaacaacagaaaaacaggccgaagctttcatcaaagagctggaacaggaaatctctgagctgatgaagagaagcactgaggtggagcagctctCACGCTCTGAAGaccacctccatcttctccagagTGTCCAGTCCCTAAACATCCAACAACCTCCACCCACCAAGGACTGGACAGAGGTCAGCATCCGTCCATCATCATATGAGGGGACTGTGGTGAAAGCTGTGGTTCAGCTGGAGGAGACACTCAGTAAAGAGATGAAGAAGCTGCTTGAAGCCGAGCTGAAGAGTATCCAGCAGTATGCAGTGGATGTGACTCTGGATCCTGATACAGCACATCCTAATCTCATCCTGTCAACA TCTCCTCTtcagaaggtgggggtgtttgtggattatgaggagggtctggtctccTTTTATGACGTAGATGTTGCAGCTCTCATCTACTCCTTTACTGGCTGctccttcactgagaaactcttcCCATTCTTCAGTCCCTGTATGAATGTTGGTGGTAAAAACTCTGCCCCTCTGATCATCTCTCCTGTCAGAGTAAACTAA